The DNA sequence AACGGCCAAGGCGTCCGGAGCGGTGATCCCCGGTAGCGTTCCATGGAGTAGGTCGGCGACGACCTGTTCGTCGGGGCTGGCCGGGTGCAGACTGTAGGCACCGGGCAGATCCTCGACGGTGAACTTCACCGTTTTACATTCCGGGCAGGTGTGCCGGCCGGTGCCTACGGTGCGGGTGACCGTGACGCCGGGGTAGTTGCCGGTGTGAGCGCGCATTCCGGTCAGGTGGTTGAACACACTTGTCTTACCCGCGTTGGGGCTGCCCACCAGCGCGATGCGAGTCTGGCCCTTGGGGGCGTCGATGGAGCCGTTGGAGTGGCACGCGGGGGCGGTCACGGGAGTGCCTCGATCTCGATGTGGCGGGCCTCGTGGCGGCGCAGGCACATGTCGTACCCCAGGATTCGGTAGACGGTGGGATCGCCTAGCGGGGCCGCACGTAGCGCCCGCACCTCGTTGCCTGATCGAAAGCCCAAGTGGCGCAGCCGCAGCGCGACGTGCGCCGGGGTGTCAGCGGCGATGCCAAGGATGGTGGCGAGCCCGCCGACGGGCAGGCTGACCAGATTCGTCGGATGGTGCATGGCGACCTCGTGTTCAGGTGATGATGACTTAGGCGAGGCTATGCACAGTTGAGGTCCATCACTATGGCCTTTGGTCCTCTGTTGCTATCAGATCAGACGCCAGGATGAAAAAAATTCCGCTACTATGGCCGAATGGCAGACATAATTCCGGCATTGCTACCGGTGGATCGGAAGATCGCGCCAGCCGACGTCCGCCCCGTTCTGGCCCGCAGCATCCTCGCCGACGGTCTGGATCTGGTTCTCGACCTCGACCGCTCGCGCGGATCGCAACTGGTCGACGCGCGCACCGGCCGCAGCTACCTGGACATGTTCACCTTCTTCGCGTCGTCGGCGTTGGGGATGAACCATCCGGGCCTGGCCGATGACGAGCAGTTCCGTGCCGAGCTCACCGCCGCCGCGCTGAACAAGCCCAGTAACTCCGACGTCTACAGCATTCCGATGGCACGTTTCGTGGACACGTTCGCGCGCGTGCTGGGCGACCCGGCGCTGCCGCACCTGTTCTTCGTCGACGGGGGAGCGCTGGCCGTCGAGAACGCGCTGAAGGTCGCGTTCGACTGGAAGAGCCGACTCAACGAGAGTCGGGGCATCGATCCGGCGTTGGGCACCAAGGTGCTTCACCTGCGCGGCGCCTTCCACGGGCGAAGCGGCTACACGATGTCGCTGACCAACACCGATCCCAACAAGGTGGCCCGCTTCCCGAAGTTCGACTGGCCGCGCATCGACGCGCCCTATCTCCGGCCCGGCCTCGACGAGGCCGCCATGGCTGCGCTGGAAGCCGAATCGCTGCGGCAAGCCCGCGTCGCCTTCGAGGCGAACCCGCATGACGTGGCCTGCTTCATCGCCGAACCGATCCAGGGCGAGGGCGGCGACCGCCATTTCCGGCCGCAGTTCTTCGCCGCGATGCGCCGCCTGTGCGACGAGTTCGACGCGTTGTTGATCTTCGACGAGGTGCAGACCGGGTGTGGCATCACCGGAACCGCCTGGGCCTACCAGCAATTGGGCGTCACCCCCGACGTGGTGGCGTTCGGCAAGAAGACGCAGGTGTGCGGCGTCATGGCGGGCGGGCGCATCGACGAGGTGGCCGACAACGTCTTCACCGTCAGCTCGCGGATCAACTCGACGTGGGGTGGCAACCTGGCCGACATGGTGCGGTCGCGCCGGATCCTGGAGGTCATCGAGGCGGACGGGCTCTTCGAGCAGGCCGCCGAGCGGGGCTGCTACCTGCTCGAGCGGCTCCAGGAACTCGGCGAGCATTTTCCCGACCTGGTGCGCGACGTGCGCGGCCGTGGCCTGATGTGCGCGTTCAGCATGCCCGACGCAGCACAGCGGGACGCGCTCATCGACGGTCTGTGGCGGCGTGGGGTGATCATGCTCGGGTGTGGAGCCGACAGTGTCCGGTTCCGGCCGGCGTTGACGGTGTCGCACGACGAGCTGGACGCCGCGGTCGACGCGGTGCGGGCGGTGCTCAGGTCGATGTCGGTTCGCTCGGCCGGGTGAGCCGGCGGATCGTCGTCCGCAGCGCCGCGAGCTCCGCGCCGCCGACGAGCTCACAGCCGTGACGTTCGGCCAGTTTGCGTGCCGCCGGGGTGAATTCGTGGTTGGTGACGACCATCGTGCGGGTGCAGTCCTGCATCGCGGCGCCGGCGACGACCTGCTGGACCGCGCTGGCGCCGACCGGGCGTGAATATCGTTTGCACTGCACGGCAAGCCGGTTCGGACGGTGTCCGACGATCAGGTCGACGCCCCAGTCTCCGCTGATCGACGTCATGATCACCGGCACCCCGGCCGACCGCGCGATGTGCGCGACGTAATCCTCGAACTCGTTGCCCGACATGGCATCGGCGCGATCGCGCTCCCGG is a window from the Mycolicibacterium poriferae genome containing:
- a CDS encoding FeoA family protein; its protein translation is MHHPTNLVSLPVGGLATILGIAADTPAHVALRLRHLGFRSGNEVRALRAAPLGDPTVYRILGYDMCLRRHEARHIEIEALP
- the lat gene encoding L-lysine 6-transaminase, whose product is MADIIPALLPVDRKIAPADVRPVLARSILADGLDLVLDLDRSRGSQLVDARTGRSYLDMFTFFASSALGMNHPGLADDEQFRAELTAAALNKPSNSDVYSIPMARFVDTFARVLGDPALPHLFFVDGGALAVENALKVAFDWKSRLNESRGIDPALGTKVLHLRGAFHGRSGYTMSLTNTDPNKVARFPKFDWPRIDAPYLRPGLDEAAMAALEAESLRQARVAFEANPHDVACFIAEPIQGEGGDRHFRPQFFAAMRRLCDEFDALLIFDEVQTGCGITGTAWAYQQLGVTPDVVAFGKKTQVCGVMAGGRIDEVADNVFTVSSRINSTWGGNLADMVRSRRILEVIEADGLFEQAAERGCYLLERLQELGEHFPDLVRDVRGRGLMCAFSMPDAAQRDALIDGLWRRGVIMLGCGADSVRFRPALTVSHDELDAAVDAVRAVLRSMSVRSAG
- a CDS encoding restriction endonuclease is translated as MTRLRWTVLLVLGVAAAATVYLAGASPLWSVAAGLLAMAAPSFLIATVVGAATPGHRERDRADAMSGNEFEDYVAHIARSAGVPVIMTSISGDWGVDLIVGHRPNRLAVQCKRYSRPVGASAVQQVVAGAAMQDCTRTMVVTNHEFTPAARKLAERHGCELVGGAELAALRTTIRRLTRPSEPTST